Proteins encoded together in one Impatiens glandulifera chromosome 1, dImpGla2.1, whole genome shotgun sequence window:
- the LOC124930659 gene encoding glutamate receptor 2.7-like: MMVLVKGEGNRGWLFVKPFNKKMWLVTALVMIYTTLIVWFLERQSNPEFGGPWKNQISTALWFTFCTLFFSQREKIQSNYSRIVVALWLFVVFVVTSSYQASLTSMLTVPRLVPNITDVSWLIKTNAPVGCDGDSFVKNYLKQVLEFSPANIKNISSQYSYPDAFRSGNITAAFLELPYLKVFLKENHGYQVSGPTYRFGGLGFVFQKGSPIVDDVSEAILMMSENGKLKDLEDKWFNGSMSNTATDIGTNGLGLESFWDLYIISLVISTVSLLLFLLVGLKNYLSLGRFSRNFGNWSNLFQTLRRRQVVYPSQVPTLNSVPQLGAWSGRG, encoded by the exons ATGATGGTCCTGGTGAAAGGGGAAGGGAACCGAGGTTGGCTTTTTGTGAAGCCATTTAACAAGAAAATGTGGTTGGTAACTGCCCTTGTTATGATCTACACTACCCTCATTGTTTGGTTCTTAGAACGACAATCCAATCCTGAATTTGGTGGCCCTTGGAAAAATCAAATCAGCACTGCCCTTTGGTTCACTTTTTGTACGCTCTTCTTTTCTCAGA GAGAAAAGATTCAGAGCAACTATAGTAGGATAGTAGTTGCCTTATGGTTATTTGTAGTATTTGTAGTAACGTCAAGCTATCAAGCCAGCCTCACCTCAATGCTAACGGTCCCAAGGCTAGTTCCCAACATAACCGATGTGAGCTGGCTCATCAAGACAAACGCACCCGTGGGATGCGATGGCGACTCGTTTGTGAAAAATTACTTAAAACAAGTCCTTGAATTTAGCCCTGCCAATATCAAGAACATCAGTAGTCAGTACAGTTATCCAGACGCATTCAGAAGTGGCAACATCACGGCAGCCTTCCTTGAGCTACCTTATCTTAAGGTCTTTCTTAAGGAAAACCATGGTTACCAAGTTTCCGGACCAACCTACAGATTTGGAGGGTTAGGCTTT GTGTTTCAAAAAGGGTCACCGATAGTTGATGATGTGTCCGAAGCCATATTAATGATGTCCGAGAATGGAAAGCTAAAGGATTTGGAAGACAAATGGTTCAACGGTAGCATGTCGAACACTGCAACCGACATAGGAACCAACGGCCTTGGTCTAGAAAGTTTTTGGGACTTGTACATTATTTCCTTAGTCATATCCACTGTTTCATTACTTTTATTCCTCCTCGTTGGACTCAAGAATTACTTATCCCTTGGAAGATTCTCCCGAAATTTTGGAAATTGGTCAAATTTGTTTCAGACCTTAAGGAGGAGGCAGGTAGTTTATCCTAGTCAAGTTCCTACTTTAAATTCGGTTCCACAGTTAGGTGCATGGTCGGGTAGAGGATGA